One Streptomyces coeruleorubidus DNA segment encodes these proteins:
- a CDS encoding penicillin-binding transpeptidase domain-containing protein, with protein sequence MGKGVKAAVIGGVFAVMVGGAGYGAFNIVSALSGDGGGTSGVAAEKKSGPPDKDEVRKTTAEFFAAWEKGEAATAASYTNNDAAAEQLLTAFGDDAHITDVKITPGAASGTTVPYTVKAKVAYDGKSKPLSYSSKLKVVRGLTTGRPLVDWQPSVVHPELKKDDTLVTELSASPPIEAVGRDGSELTKEKYPSLGPVLDALRDKYGKEAGGSPGIELVVRHTGGSAPDTPLLTLAEGKPGKLTTTISPSAQSAAEKAVKRFAQSSVVAVKPSTGEVLAVANNRADGFNAAFEGAAAPGSTMKIITAAMLIDNGVTSMNGPAPCPADAVWQGQKFENLTGMDPNESATLANSFMRSCNTAFIKLIDEKPLTDASLTQEAEQRFGLGQDNWKTGISSFDGSVPAVSGPDRAAGAIGQGQVQMSPLNMASVTATAITGAFRQPYLVSPRLDDRQLAQAQGLKASTAAQLKQMMRLTATQGTAQEAMAGLGGDIGAKTGSAEVDGNAKSNSWFTGFRDDIAAAAMTEEGGHGGDAAGPIVAAVLRTGA encoded by the coding sequence ATGGGCAAGGGGGTCAAGGCCGCCGTCATAGGCGGCGTGTTCGCGGTGATGGTGGGCGGGGCCGGGTACGGCGCCTTCAACATCGTGAGCGCGCTGAGCGGTGACGGGGGCGGTACGAGCGGGGTGGCCGCGGAGAAGAAGTCGGGTCCGCCCGACAAGGACGAGGTCAGAAAGACCACGGCCGAGTTCTTCGCGGCCTGGGAGAAGGGCGAGGCCGCGACGGCGGCGTCGTACACGAACAACGACGCGGCCGCCGAGCAGCTGCTCACGGCCTTCGGGGACGACGCACACATCACCGATGTGAAGATCACGCCGGGCGCGGCGAGCGGCACCACCGTGCCGTACACGGTGAAGGCGAAGGTGGCCTACGACGGGAAGTCCAAGCCACTTAGTTACAGCAGCAAGCTGAAGGTCGTGCGCGGCCTCACCACCGGACGGCCGCTGGTCGACTGGCAGCCGTCGGTCGTGCACCCCGAGCTGAAGAAGGACGACACGCTCGTCACGGAGCTGTCGGCCAGCCCGCCCATCGAGGCGGTCGGCCGCGACGGCTCCGAGCTGACGAAGGAGAAGTACCCCTCCCTCGGCCCGGTCCTGGACGCGCTGCGCGACAAGTACGGCAAGGAGGCAGGCGGCTCCCCCGGCATCGAGCTGGTCGTCCGGCACACCGGCGGGAGCGCTCCCGACACCCCGCTGCTCACCCTCGCCGAGGGCAAGCCCGGCAAGCTCACCACCACGATCAGCCCGAGCGCGCAGTCGGCGGCCGAGAAGGCGGTCAAGCGGTTCGCCCAGTCGTCGGTGGTGGCCGTGAAGCCGAGCACCGGCGAGGTGCTGGCCGTGGCGAACAACCGTGCGGACGGCTTCAACGCGGCCTTCGAGGGTGCGGCGGCGCCCGGCTCCACGATGAAGATCATCACCGCCGCGATGCTCATCGACAACGGCGTGACCTCGATGAACGGACCGGCCCCCTGCCCGGCCGACGCCGTGTGGCAGGGGCAGAAGTTCGAAAACCTCACCGGCATGGACCCCAACGAGAGCGCCACCCTCGCCAACAGCTTCATGCGGTCCTGCAACACCGCCTTCATCAAGCTCATCGACGAGAAGCCGCTCACGGACGCCTCGCTGACCCAGGAGGCCGAGCAGCGTTTCGGGCTGGGGCAGGACAACTGGAAGACCGGCATCAGCTCCTTCGACGGCAGCGTGCCCGCGGTCAGCGGTCCGGACCGGGCGGCCGGTGCCATCGGGCAGGGACAGGTGCAGATGAGCCCGCTGAACATGGCCTCGGTGACCGCGACCGCGATCACCGGCGCCTTCCGCCAGCCCTACCTCGTCTCGCCCAGGCTGGACGACCGGCAGCTGGCCCAGGCCCAGGGCCTGAAGGCGAGCACCGCCGCGCAGCTGAAGCAGATGATGCGGCTCACCGCCACGCAGGGCACCGCCCAGGAGGCCATGGCCGGGCTCGGCGGCGACATCGGCGCCAAGACCGGTTCCGCCGAGGTCGACGGGAACGCCAAGTCCAACAGTTGGTTCACCGGGTTCCGTGACGACATCGCGGCGGCGGCCATGACCGAGGAGGGCGGTCACGGCGGCGACGCGGCCGGGCCGATTGTCGCAGCCGTGCTACGAACAGGTGCCTGA
- a CDS encoding penicillin-binding transpeptidase domain-containing protein produces MGNRRRVAERGKTRPAVIGGMIAVVVGGAGFGAYALYGGAWADDGTRAASADQKPEVKTGPLSASEVTTTAKAFLTAWQSGKVTEAAAATDDSAAAASLLTGYTKDARIKDVTLTPGTPTGDKVPFSVKATVSYKDTEKPLAYDSALTVVRRTSDGKPLVDWHSAVVHPDLKDGDKLVTGEAGTPPVKALDRDGGELTKKKYASLGPVLDGLREKYGEEAGGKAGIELRVVRGKSAKSDDLSDKTLLELSKGTPGTVKTTLDPALQAAAEKQVAKKARSSVAVVRASTGEILAAANASPGFNTAFQGSLAPGSTMKVITASLLIEKGLASADKKHPCPKYFTYGHWKFQNDKKFEIKNGTFKASFARSCNTAFISQAPKLKDDDLTKQAQQVFGLGMNNWAIGVPSFDGAVPVQSAAQMGASLIGQGGVRMNPLNMASVSATVKSGAFHQPYLVSPDVDGRKLATASRTMSAGTLSQLRELMSYTADYGTAAEAMAGVGGDAGAKTGSAEVDGQKKPNGWFTAYRGDLAAAGVVQQGGHGGETAGPIVAALLKAGG; encoded by the coding sequence GTGGGCAACAGAAGGCGCGTCGCCGAGCGAGGGAAGACGAGGCCCGCCGTGATCGGCGGGATGATCGCCGTGGTCGTCGGCGGTGCCGGGTTCGGAGCCTACGCGCTGTACGGCGGCGCGTGGGCCGACGACGGCACCCGGGCGGCCTCCGCCGACCAGAAGCCCGAGGTGAAGACCGGGCCCCTGTCGGCGAGCGAGGTCACCACCACCGCCAAGGCCTTCCTCACCGCCTGGCAGTCGGGGAAGGTCACCGAGGCCGCCGCGGCCACCGACGACTCGGCCGCGGCCGCGTCCCTGCTCACCGGCTACACCAAGGACGCCCGCATCAAGGACGTCACCCTCACCCCGGGCACGCCCACGGGCGACAAGGTGCCGTTCTCCGTCAAGGCCACGGTGTCGTACAAGGACACCGAGAAGCCGCTGGCGTACGACAGCGCGCTGACCGTCGTCCGCCGTACGAGCGACGGGAAGCCGCTGGTCGACTGGCACTCGGCGGTCGTCCACCCCGACCTGAAGGACGGCGACAAGCTGGTCACCGGCGAGGCGGGCACGCCCCCGGTCAAGGCGCTCGACCGGGACGGCGGCGAACTGACCAAGAAGAAGTACGCCTCGCTGGGGCCGGTCCTGGACGGGCTGCGCGAGAAGTACGGCGAGGAGGCCGGCGGCAAGGCCGGCATCGAGCTGCGGGTCGTGCGCGGGAAGTCGGCCAAGTCGGACGACCTGTCCGACAAGACCCTGCTTGAGCTGAGCAAGGGCACGCCCGGCACGGTGAAGACCACGCTGGACCCGGCCCTCCAGGCGGCGGCCGAGAAGCAGGTCGCGAAGAAGGCCCGGTCGTCGGTGGCCGTGGTGCGGGCCTCCACCGGCGAGATCCTGGCCGCCGCCAACGCCTCGCCCGGCTTCAACACCGCCTTCCAGGGCTCGCTCGCCCCCGGCTCCACGATGAAGGTCATCACCGCGTCGCTGCTGATCGAGAAGGGCCTGGCCTCGGCGGACAAGAAGCACCCGTGCCCGAAGTACTTCACGTACGGGCACTGGAAGTTCCAGAACGACAAGAAGTTCGAGATCAAGAACGGCACGTTCAAGGCGAGCTTCGCCCGCTCCTGCAACACGGCCTTCATCAGCCAGGCGCCCAAGCTCAAGGACGACGACCTGACCAAGCAGGCCCAGCAGGTCTTCGGCCTGGGGATGAACAACTGGGCGATCGGCGTGCCGTCCTTCGACGGCGCGGTGCCGGTGCAGTCGGCGGCCCAGATGGGCGCCTCGCTGATCGGGCAGGGCGGGGTCCGGATGAACCCGCTGAACATGGCGTCGGTGTCGGCGACGGTCAAGTCCGGCGCCTTCCACCAGCCGTACCTGGTCTCCCCGGACGTGGACGGCCGCAAGCTCGCGACGGCCTCGCGCACGATGTCGGCGGGCACGCTGTCCCAGCTGCGTGAGCTGATGTCGTACACGGCCGACTACGGCACGGCCGCGGAGGCGATGGCCGGGGTCGGCGGCGACGCCGGCGCGAAGACCGGGTCCGCCGAGGTCGACGGCCAGAAGAAGCCGAACGGCTGGTTCACCGCCTACCGGGGCGATCTGGCGGCCGCGGGCGTGGTCCAGCAGGGCGGGCACGGCGGTGAGACGGCCGGGCCGATCGTGGCGGCACTGCTGAAGGCGGGCGGCTGA
- a CDS encoding SsgA family sporulation/cell division regulator, translating into MSVVEQYARAHIVTDADVPLDAEREAVPVTLRYDPERDPRAVRIGLPGAGAREWSFDRRLLEEGLRAPTGSGEVRVWPCGRVQAVVEFHSAQGVSVVQFERQALLRFLRRTYTAAAEPVTH; encoded by the coding sequence ATGTCCGTAGTCGAGCAGTACGCGCGAGCCCACATCGTCACGGACGCGGACGTCCCGCTGGACGCGGAGCGGGAAGCGGTCCCGGTCACGCTGCGCTACGACCCCGAGCGGGACCCGCGCGCCGTGCGGATCGGGCTGCCCGGGGCCGGGGCACGTGAGTGGAGCTTCGACCGCCGGCTGCTGGAGGAGGGGCTGCGGGCCCCCACGGGCAGCGGTGAGGTGCGGGTGTGGCCGTGCGGCCGGGTGCAGGCCGTCGTGGAGTTCCACTCCGCGCAGGGGGTGTCGGTGGTGCAGTTCGAGCGGCAGGCACTGCTGCGGTTCCTGCGGCGGACGTACACGGCCGCCGCGGAACCGGTCACTCACTGA
- a CDS encoding energy-coupling factor ABC transporter permease produces the protein MHVPDGFINAPTSAATGVIAAGAIAVSLRGARRELDERTAPLAGLVAAFIFAVQMLNFPVAAGTSGHLLGGALAAILVGPYTGILCVSVVLLMQGILFADGGLTALGVNITNMAIVTTVVAYALFRGLVKVLPRTRRSVTVASFVAALVSVPAAALAFTLMYAVGGTTDVSIGKVATAMIGVHVLIGIGEAVITALTVGAVIAVRPDLVYGARGLTQKLKLRVNGELVDAPGAEPEPAPVAARTSHRKVWAAGLVASLVLAGFVSFYASADPDGLEKVAADHGIDKKAEEHAVADSPLADYGVEDVDDARLSGGLAGVIGVGVTVVAGSAVFWAVRRRRSDATSPSDTTDTTSTTSTTSTTGV, from the coding sequence GTGCATGTACCTGACGGATTCATCAACGCGCCCACCTCCGCCGCCACCGGTGTGATCGCCGCGGGCGCCATCGCCGTGAGCCTGCGCGGCGCGCGCCGGGAACTCGACGAGCGGACGGCACCGCTGGCCGGACTCGTCGCGGCGTTCATCTTCGCGGTGCAGATGCTGAACTTCCCCGTCGCGGCAGGGACCAGCGGCCATCTGCTCGGCGGTGCGCTCGCCGCGATACTCGTCGGCCCCTACACCGGGATCCTGTGCGTCTCCGTGGTCCTGCTCATGCAGGGCATCCTCTTCGCGGACGGCGGCCTGACCGCGCTCGGCGTGAACATCACCAACATGGCGATCGTCACCACCGTCGTCGCCTACGCCCTCTTCCGCGGCCTGGTAAAGGTGCTGCCCCGCACCCGCCGCTCGGTCACCGTGGCCTCCTTCGTCGCCGCCCTGGTCTCCGTCCCGGCCGCCGCCCTGGCCTTCACGCTGATGTACGCGGTCGGCGGCACCACCGACGTGTCGATCGGCAAGGTCGCCACCGCCATGATCGGCGTGCACGTCCTCATCGGCATCGGCGAGGCCGTGATCACCGCGCTGACCGTCGGCGCGGTCATCGCCGTACGCCCGGACCTGGTGTACGGGGCGCGCGGCCTCACGCAGAAGCTCAAGCTGCGGGTGAACGGCGAACTGGTCGACGCCCCCGGCGCCGAGCCGGAGCCCGCCCCCGTGGCCGCCCGGACCTCGCACCGCAAGGTGTGGGCCGCCGGCCTGGTCGCCTCCCTGGTCCTGGCCGGATTCGTCAGCTTCTACGCCTCCGCCGACCCCGACGGCCTGGAGAAGGTCGCCGCCGACCACGGCATCGACAAGAAGGCCGAGGAGCACGCCGTGGCCGACTCCCCGCTCGCCGACTACGGCGTCGAGGACGTCGACGACGCCCGCCTGTCCGGCGGGCTGGCGGGTGTCATCGGCGTCGGGGTCACGGTCGTCGCGGGCAGCGCGGTCTTCTGGGCGGTACGCCGGCGCCGTTCGGACGCCACGTCCCCGTCGGACACGACGGACACCACGAGCACCACAAGCACCACAAGCACTACGGGCGTCTGA
- the cbiQ gene encoding cobalt ECF transporter T component CbiQ: MGAGHAHKLYRHGHSPVHGLPPHTKLAAVFAFVVVVVSTPREAMWAFGLYAVLLGAVAYVARVPAGFLLRRLLIEVPFVAFAVLMPFVAEGERVDVLGLSLSVNGLWGAWNVLAKGTLGVAASVLLAATTELRELLLGLQRLKLPPLLVQIASFMIRYGDVITDEMRRMRIARESRGFEAKGVWHWGVLAKSAGALFIRSYERGERVHLAMVSRGYAGSMPVIDEVTASRAQWSYAFALPVAALVVCVLGWSL; this comes from the coding sequence ATGGGAGCAGGGCACGCGCACAAGCTCTACCGGCACGGGCACTCGCCCGTGCACGGCCTGCCGCCGCACACCAAGCTCGCCGCCGTGTTCGCCTTCGTGGTGGTCGTGGTGTCGACGCCGCGGGAGGCGATGTGGGCGTTCGGGCTGTACGCCGTGCTGCTCGGAGCCGTGGCGTACGTCGCGCGGGTGCCCGCCGGCTTCCTGCTGAGGCGGCTGCTGATCGAGGTGCCGTTCGTCGCGTTCGCGGTGCTGATGCCGTTCGTGGCGGAGGGCGAACGGGTCGACGTCCTCGGCCTGTCCCTGAGCGTCAACGGCCTGTGGGGCGCCTGGAACGTGCTGGCGAAAGGCACCCTCGGTGTCGCGGCCTCGGTGTTGCTGGCCGCCACCACCGAACTGCGCGAACTCCTCCTCGGCCTCCAGCGCCTGAAGCTCCCGCCGCTCCTCGTGCAGATCGCGTCCTTCATGATCCGCTACGGCGACGTCATCACGGACGAGATGCGGCGCATGCGGATCGCCCGCGAGTCACGCGGCTTCGAGGCGAAGGGCGTCTGGCACTGGGGCGTCCTGGCCAAGTCCGCCGGCGCCCTGTTCATCCGCTCCTACGAGCGCGGCGAGCGCGTGCACCTGGCCATGGTCAGCCGCGGGTACGCCGGCTCCATGCCGGTCATCGACGAGGTGACCGCGTCCCGGGCGCAGTGGTCATACGCCTTCGCCCTCCCCGTCGCAGCCCTCGTCGTCTGCGTGTTGGGATGGTCCCTGTGA
- a CDS encoding energy-coupling factor ABC transporter ATP-binding protein → MVPVTASLDVAGLAFAYPDGHQALFGVDFRVARGERVALLGPNGAGKTTLVLHLNGILTGGTGTVKVAGLPVGRQHMAEIRRRVGIVFQDPDDQLFMPTVREDVAFGPAAAGLKGPELEERVDRALERVGMTEFKDRPPHHLSFGQRRRVAVATVLAMEPEILVLDEPSSNLDPASRRELADILRSLDVTVLMVTHDLPYALELCPRSLILSEGVIAVDGPTGELLSDEELMRAHRLELPFGFDPRSVTMGA, encoded by the coding sequence ATGGTCCCTGTGACAGCTTCACTGGACGTGGCCGGACTGGCCTTCGCGTACCCCGACGGCCATCAGGCCCTCTTCGGCGTCGACTTCCGCGTCGCACGCGGCGAGCGGGTCGCGCTGCTCGGCCCGAACGGCGCCGGCAAGACGACCCTCGTGCTCCACCTCAACGGCATCCTGACCGGCGGCACCGGCACGGTGAAGGTGGCCGGGCTGCCCGTCGGCAGGCAGCACATGGCGGAGATCCGGCGCCGGGTCGGCATCGTCTTCCAGGACCCGGACGACCAGCTCTTCATGCCGACCGTCCGCGAGGACGTGGCGTTCGGGCCGGCGGCGGCCGGGCTGAAGGGGCCGGAGCTGGAAGAGCGCGTGGACCGGGCGCTGGAGCGGGTCGGCATGACGGAGTTCAAGGACCGCCCGCCGCACCACCTCTCCTTCGGCCAGCGCCGCCGGGTGGCCGTGGCGACCGTGCTCGCCATGGAACCGGAGATCCTCGTCCTCGACGAGCCCTCCTCCAACCTCGACCCCGCCTCCCGCCGTGAACTGGCCGACATCCTGCGCTCCCTCGACGTGACCGTGCTGATGGTCACGCACGACCTGCCGTATGCCCTGGAGCTGTGCCCGCGCTCCCTGATCCTCAGCGAGGGCGTGATCGCGGTGGACGGCCCGACCGGCGAACTGCTCTCCGACGAGGAACTGATGCGCGCCCACCGGCTGGAGCTGCCGTTCGGTTTCGATCCGCGTTCGGTGACAATGGGCGCGTGA
- a CDS encoding MarR family winged helix-turn-helix transcriptional regulator, translating into MTNEETEGSLLLDDQLCFALYAAQRAVTSVYRPLLDELGLTYPQYLVLLVLWERGETTVKELATALRLDYGTVSPLLKRLESLGLVRRERAAHDERSVLVACTERGEELRERAACVPGALLAATGLAAPEVARLRAELWRLAEKSQAAPNRPH; encoded by the coding sequence GTGACGAACGAGGAGACCGAGGGCTCGCTGCTGCTGGACGACCAGCTCTGCTTCGCGCTGTACGCGGCCCAGCGGGCGGTGACGTCCGTCTACCGCCCCCTCCTCGACGAGCTCGGCCTCACCTATCCGCAGTACCTGGTCCTGCTGGTCCTGTGGGAGCGCGGTGAGACCACGGTCAAGGAGCTGGCCACCGCGTTGAGGCTCGACTACGGCACGGTGTCGCCGTTGCTCAAGCGGTTGGAGAGCCTGGGGCTCGTCCGCCGGGAGCGCGCGGCGCACGACGAGCGCTCGGTGCTGGTCGCCTGCACCGAGCGCGGGGAGGAGCTGCGGGAGCGCGCGGCGTGCGTACCGGGCGCCCTGCTCGCGGCGACGGGGCTCGCTGCACCGGAGGTCGCGCGTCTGCGCGCGGAGCTGTGGCGGCTGGCGGAGAAGTCGCAGGCGGCCCCGAACCGCCCGCACTGA
- a CDS encoding organic hydroperoxide resistance protein, whose protein sequence is MTDAAAVDTRPTKIMYVAEATAHGGREGYVTSQDGQIDLKVAMPPQLGGDGNGTNPEQLFAAGYSSCFHNALILVGNREGYDLTGSTVSAKVGLGPNKQRGYGLAVALSVSLPVLDPDLASKLVDAAHEVCPYSNATRGNIDVTIVLG, encoded by the coding sequence ATGACTGACGCCGCCGCCGTCGACACCCGCCCGACGAAGATCATGTACGTGGCCGAGGCCACCGCCCACGGCGGCCGCGAGGGCTATGTCACCAGTCAGGACGGCCAAATCGACCTCAAGGTCGCGATGCCCCCGCAGCTCGGCGGCGACGGCAACGGCACCAACCCGGAACAGCTCTTCGCGGCCGGCTACAGCTCCTGCTTCCACAACGCGCTGATCCTGGTCGGCAACCGCGAGGGCTACGACCTGACCGGCTCGACCGTCTCCGCGAAGGTCGGCCTCGGCCCCAACAAGCAGCGCGGCTACGGCCTCGCGGTCGCCCTGAGCGTCTCGCTCCCCGTCCTCGACCCGGACCTCGCGAGCAAGCTGGTGGACGCGGCCCACGAGGTCTGCCCGTACTCGAACGCGACCCGCGGGAACATCGACGTCACGATCGTGCTTGGTTGA
- a CDS encoding serine hydrolase domain-containing protein: MDVQGTVAEGFEPVRDAFVRNFAALGERGAAVAVYREGQRVVDLWAGTKDVDGTDPWERGTAQVVRSATKGVAAAVLLLLHQRGQLDLDAPVGHYWPEFKAQGKERVLVRHVLNHRAGLPVLDRPLTPEQALDPLRGPAAVAAQAPAWEPGTDHGYHALTYGWLLDELVRRVTGRSTGAWLASQIAGPLGLDLWLGLPDAETGRVGRAGRVEGPEPTGGLRARPKRSVTEAYEDPASLTRRAFAAITPFPDQNDPAYRAAALPATNAIATADGLARFYATLIGDTAGAARLFTPQTVELARAEESAGPDRVLVVGTRFGLGYMLHGSASPFLTPGSFGHPGRGGALGFADPDTGIAFGYVTNGFRKTVTADPRAQGLVRAVRGALGLPA, from the coding sequence GTGGACGTGCAGGGCACAGTGGCCGAGGGCTTCGAGCCGGTCAGGGACGCGTTCGTACGGAACTTCGCCGCGCTCGGGGAGCGCGGCGCGGCGGTCGCCGTCTACCGGGAGGGGCAGCGGGTCGTCGACCTGTGGGCCGGCACGAAGGACGTCGACGGCACGGACCCGTGGGAGCGCGGCACCGCCCAGGTCGTGCGCTCGGCGACGAAGGGCGTCGCCGCCGCCGTACTCCTGCTGCTGCACCAGCGCGGGCAGCTGGACCTGGACGCGCCGGTGGGCCACTACTGGCCGGAGTTCAAGGCGCAGGGCAAGGAGCGGGTGCTGGTCCGGCACGTCCTGAACCACCGGGCCGGCCTGCCCGTCCTCGACCGGCCCCTCACCCCTGAGCAGGCCCTCGACCCGCTCCGGGGCCCGGCGGCGGTCGCCGCCCAGGCCCCCGCCTGGGAACCCGGCACCGACCACGGCTACCACGCGCTCACCTACGGCTGGCTGCTCGACGAACTGGTGCGACGCGTGACCGGGCGGAGCACCGGCGCCTGGCTCGCCTCACAGATAGCCGGCCCACTGGGCCTGGACCTCTGGCTGGGCCTGCCGGACGCGGAAACCGGCCGGGTCGGACGCGCGGGCCGCGTCGAGGGACCCGAGCCGACCGGCGGTCTGCGGGCCCGCCCGAAGCGCTCGGTCACCGAGGCCTACGAGGACCCTGCCTCCCTGACCCGCCGGGCCTTCGCGGCGATCACCCCGTTCCCGGACCAGAACGACCCGGCCTACCGCGCGGCAGCGCTCCCCGCGACCAACGCCATCGCGACGGCGGACGGACTGGCCCGCTTCTACGCGACGCTGATCGGCGACACCGCCGGCGCCGCACGCCTGTTCACGCCTCAGACGGTCGAACTGGCCCGGGCCGAGGAGTCGGCGGGCCCCGACCGGGTCCTGGTGGTCGGCACCCGCTTCGGCCTCGGCTACATGCTGCACGGCAGCGCCTCCCCCTTCCTCACACCGGGCTCCTTCGGCCACCCGGGCCGCGGCGGCGCCCTCGGCTTCGCCGACCCGGACACCGGGATCGCGTTCGGCTATGTCACCAACGGCTTCCGCAAGACGGTGACGGCGGATCCGCGGGCGCAGGGGCTGGTGCGGGCGGTGCGGGGAGCACTGGGGCTTCCGGCGTGA
- a CDS encoding DUF1876 domain-containing protein has protein sequence MMHTAVGWHIEMEFREDDQHTKAVALVRLPDGTEVRAHGHASRHRTDVNQPRVGEEIAGARALNELAMRLLTKAHDEIDQASGRTSHPIHV, from the coding sequence ATGATGCACACCGCAGTGGGATGGCACATCGAGATGGAGTTCCGGGAGGACGACCAGCACACCAAGGCCGTGGCGCTGGTCCGGTTGCCCGACGGCACCGAGGTACGGGCGCACGGGCACGCGAGCCGGCACCGGACCGACGTCAATCAGCCCAGAGTCGGGGAGGAGATCGCAGGCGCCCGGGCACTCAACGAGCTCGCCATGCGACTGCTGACCAAGGCCCACGACGAGATCGACCAGGCATCGGGGCGGACCTCCCACCCGATTCACGTCTAG
- a CDS encoding DMT family transporter, producing MTPLVTAAVLLAAVTHASWNAIAHKITDKLAGFALISGGGVVIGLALAPFVAFPAARAWPYLLGSAAIHIAYYALLMKSFRLGDFGQAYPIARGTAPLVVTVLAAVFAHEVPDGWAAAGIALSCAGLTGVAVWGLRGRRPDWAAIGAALATGLTIAAYTVVDGLGVRASGSSLGYIAWLMAVQGVVIPAYAVSRWRRQTAAVLRPFAGVGLIGAALSVAAYALVLWAQTRAELAPIAALRESSIIVGAAIGAVFFKERFGAPRIAAAGLLVVGIGLMLHAG from the coding sequence GTGACACCTCTGGTCACCGCCGCCGTCCTGCTCGCCGCCGTCACGCACGCCAGCTGGAACGCCATCGCCCACAAGATCACCGACAAGCTGGCCGGGTTCGCGCTGATCTCGGGCGGTGGAGTGGTCATCGGGCTGGCCCTGGCGCCCTTCGTGGCGTTTCCGGCGGCCCGGGCATGGCCGTATCTGCTCGGCTCCGCCGCCATACACATCGCCTACTACGCGCTGCTGATGAAGTCCTTCCGGCTGGGCGACTTCGGGCAGGCCTATCCCATCGCGCGCGGCACCGCGCCTCTCGTCGTGACCGTGCTCGCCGCCGTCTTCGCGCACGAGGTGCCCGACGGGTGGGCCGCCGCCGGTATCGCCCTGTCGTGCGCGGGGCTGACCGGCGTCGCCGTGTGGGGACTGCGCGGGCGCCGGCCCGACTGGGCGGCGATCGGGGCGGCCCTGGCGACCGGGCTGACGATCGCGGCGTACACCGTCGTCGACGGGCTCGGCGTGCGCGCCTCCGGCTCCTCCCTCGGGTACATCGCCTGGCTGATGGCGGTCCAAGGGGTCGTGATCCCCGCCTACGCCGTGAGCCGCTGGAGGAGGCAGACCGCCGCCGTTCTCCGGCCGTTCGCCGGGGTCGGGCTCATCGGGGCCGCCCTCTCCGTCGCCGCCTACGCCCTCGTGCTGTGGGCCCAGACCAGGGCCGAGCTCGCGCCCATCGCCGCCCTGCGCGAGTCGTCGATCATCGTGGGCGCGGCGATCGGGGCCGTGTTCTTCAAGGAGCGGTTCGGGGCGCCGAGAATCGCGGCGGCCGGGCTGCTCGTCGTCGGGATCGGGCTGATGCTGCACGCCGGATAG
- a CDS encoding YbaK/EbsC family protein produces MTTTAATDAENSGAHPRFIEALRELGLDQVPPLIRRFPEATRTAAEAAAAIGCELSQICKSLIFAAWGSPLLERSRELGGGVPVLVLMDGASRVDVELVRKELGVDKVTQAKADVVRETTGYAIGGVPPFGHRTKTRVLADRSLLGHDVVWAAAGTPYTVFPMAPRDLVAHADGTLVDVRELAA; encoded by the coding sequence ATGACGACGACAGCCGCCACTGACGCCGAGAACTCCGGAGCGCACCCCCGGTTCATCGAAGCCCTGCGGGAGCTCGGGCTGGATCAGGTTCCTCCGCTCATCCGCCGGTTCCCGGAGGCCACCCGTACCGCTGCCGAGGCCGCCGCCGCGATCGGGTGTGAGTTGAGTCAGATCTGCAAGTCGCTGATCTTCGCGGCATGGGGGTCCCCCCTGCTCGAGCGCAGCCGAGAGCTTGGGGGAGGAGTGCCGGTGCTGGTGCTCATGGACGGGGCCTCCCGGGTCGACGTCGAGCTCGTGCGCAAGGAGCTCGGGGTGGACAAGGTCACGCAGGCCAAGGCCGATGTCGTGCGGGAGACCACCGGGTACGCCATCGGCGGCGTGCCGCCCTTCGGGCACCGGACGAAAACGCGCGTGCTCGCCGACCGGTCCCTGCTCGGGCACGACGTCGTCTGGGCCGCCGCCGGGACGCCGTACACCGTGTTCCCCATGGCGCCCCGCGACCTCGTCGCCCACGCCGACGGCACCCTCGTGGACGTGCGCGAGCTCGCCGCGTGA